One genomic region from Candidatus Rokuibacteriota bacterium encodes:
- the trxA gene encoding thioredoxin, which translates to MAETTLHLTEASFDAEIGKHKEVLMVDFWAEWCQPCRAIAPALEELAEESKGSVSLAKVNVDDNPQLAARYGVRSIPTILFMKDGKVMDQVIGAVPKSQMKKKLDALA; encoded by the coding sequence ATGGCCGAGACGACACTGCATCTGACGGAGGCGAGCTTCGACGCCGAGATCGGCAAGCACAAGGAAGTCCTCATGGTGGACTTCTGGGCGGAGTGGTGCCAGCCCTGCCGCGCCATCGCGCCGGCGCTCGAGGAGCTGGCCGAGGAGTCCAAGGGCTCGGTGAGCCTCGCGAAGGTCAACGTGGACGACAACCCGCAGCTCGCCGCGCGCTACGGCGTCCGCTCCATCCCGACCATCCTCTTCATGAAAGACGGCAAGGTCATGGACCAGGTCATCGGCGCGGTGCCCAAGTCCCAGATGAAGAAGAAGCTGGACGCCCTCGCGTAG